The Fusarium fujikuroi IMI 58289 draft genome, chromosome FFUJ_chr05 DNA segment GAGATGGTACTTGAATTATTGTAtgaacttctcaagacatTGGTCTTTCATGATGCTAACCCTCAACTCAGATTCAACTCGAGTTAGTCTGGATCTCGTTGGTGATGACCAAACCAACGGTAGCAGAAATCCATATCTAAATCTTCTGCAACTCACAAACGAGCATTCGTTTTTGCAACAAATTATCATTGCAGTATCTGCATCTCATATGTGCAACTtatcaagatcatggctAGGCCCTAACTCATatgaaagagaagaggcaCCAAAGAAATTGCTTATGGATGCTCTCGTTGCCAAACAAAAAGGACTGCAAATGATGCCTGATGCCTTGCGGAATATTGACACCATTGGAGCCGATGTGATTCTTGCTACTGTTTTGTTTCTCATCAACTCAGAACTCATCGAGTCTGGCTGGCAAAGTTGGCGGCCTCATCTCGAAGGCGCGAAGAAGCTTTTGAATATGATAGAACCATATACTGGCTCTGACACAACTCTCAGAGACTATATTGTTGCGGACTGTTATGTGTAAGTGGAGATACTATTGATTCAAGACTGACTCGATGCTAACTGACTCATGTAGCTATTGCACATTGAGCTTGTCTTTCAACCCATCACAACCAGGTACCCAGGCAGCATCATTTGcaccaagtcaagtcaaagaAACATTATCACGAACCAACAACTCTTTCTTCTGTTGCCCGCCTGAAGTTCTCGACATCCTCCGTGAGACGGCACAACTTTTGCATGCCGAAGCTCAAGGGAACGTCTCCAGCAATGAAGTGCTTATCGAATTCACCAACCTACTGGACCGCGTACAACGTCTCGACGTCCTCAAATGGGCAAAGGAGAGAATGCCAGATGCAAGCAAAGCTGCTCTGTGGAGTAGTGCCCGAACCGGCTCTGCGCACAGATTGGCAACCTGTCTCTACATCATCCAGGCAGCTCCCGCACTACGAGCCAGGATGCCCGACCAAGTTCCCAAAACACTCATCCAGGATCTTTACGAGACGCTCCTACCACAGCCCGACGAAGACCCAAACTTCAAAGCCACGGGCTGGCCCACCTTTATTTATGGAACAACGGCAACGACTCCGGAGAGCCGGGCGTGGGTTATGGATCGATTGAAGGCGGTAGCGCAAATCAACCCATGGGGATTCCTATACTCTGCGATTGATACGTTGCAGATTTTGTGGAAGCATGAGAATGGCAATGATGGATGTATGAATTGGCTGCAGAAACTCAAGGATTTGAACATGGACTTTTTGATGGTTTAGGCCTGGCGCTGAGATGGGATCATGGGAAAACAGGACATATTTGATACCACGGCAATGATGTACAGCAACTATTTATGAGAGCGATGTAGAAATGCTTGACACGACTTTTCCGCAACGTACTCGGTTTCATGAATGAAAAATTTGACAGAAATTTTGAATCATGTCGCTGACTTGGTGAGCTGTTAGGCTCCAGTAATCCTGGCCCTTGACCTGGCTTCTAGGAGGCATGGGCCATGCGGTTTTTTTCTTCCATGGCCGAGA contains these protein-coding regions:
- a CDS encoding related to acriflavine sensitivity control protein ACR-2; translated protein: MSTSPPDSDSISSTTVQVAKKACHSCRRARLRCDRSIPHCSKCVSRGVECLGYGRLFLWTGSVATRGKLAGQSSSASVCRLPKQGESDMTIDVPSDVQSSDMQMGSFDTQGFEPGAWGLVSPQENQLFVPNKTKPWSPPSPPSPTSSNSPWTLVDPLFQDMTHSQRWYLNYCMNFSRHWSFMMLTLNSDSTRVSLDLVGDDQTNGSRNPYLNLLQLTNEHSFLQQIIIAVSASHMCNLSRSWLGPNSYEREEAPKKLLMDALVAKQKGLQMMPDALRNIDTIGADVILATVLFLINSELIESGWQSWRPHLEGAKKLLNMIEPYTGSDTTLRDYIVADCYVYCTLSLSFNPSQPGTQAASFAPSQVKETLSRTNNSFFCCPPEVLDILRETAQLLHAEAQGNVSSNEVLIEFTNLLDRVQRLDVLKWAKERMPDASKAALWSSARTGSAHRLATCLYIIQAAPALRARMPDQVPKTLIQDLYETLLPQPDEDPNFKATGWPTFIYGTTATTPESRAWVMDRLKAVAQINPWGFLYSAIDTLQILWKHENGNDGCMNWLQKLKDLNMDFLMV